Proteins co-encoded in one Anguilla anguilla isolate fAngAng1 chromosome 16, fAngAng1.pri, whole genome shotgun sequence genomic window:
- the LOC118215083 gene encoding glutamine and serine-rich protein 1-like isoform X5 has translation MESVDKGTTRDPEHTSLSVKHGGGCVMAWTFIAAIGTGSLFLFDDVTADGSRMYFEVDKNILSAQILPNASKLFGQHFTLQWDSDSKHTATKQTKCVSWPKSSSYGATHPETEQLHRQTYASPHQLPTYVTAHHPTGLSGVFDAGLLTTGGNTTESSVMSFLSAIESRTQQAGPAGATLFPQFRTSSWQTGVDSSPTTELFVTGALPSSGTFSTYQHPNAFPARTLNSSPSLTLQDTTFSTSSNGLLSNDPLLQIKSTQVTVPSALAFDRLGGTVLTTSLPPQSSTYRSAQESAPHLLQPQFGLLPSALSGSQQPPQPYSTSVFSGSIERALQRECSVIKHHQRPSSTQSVQGQHSLQGYLSSRSEVPYQDTLHQPAVPCSPIEDSTQVSNAGPQKKTSQSTMEQTQAYPPSTSSTKHTEQPLEVEESHSGSPNLRPPSYNSPSQKQNSVIASQPQAFVSGQLPSPPQVYITSQSLPSSIAHSQVYSSSQSNKLPPLHKSLTSVPGQSGNISSVKQPLIFSSGQQQGLPLVSHTEAYRVQVLGLCPENPSQSYSSSHSQGLPTVSYSAQSQGLASVSSSQSYASGQSLTLTSQSLSFSSTHAQNLPRSSPTQNYAIMHPSPGDETENTLSPQTQKYLPSVQSSPFSPMPHSQALQNNRSSADLKTSCDERKSEMFTTSKQEDGEFPVQDLQALQQQASLDPSAQALEDSELGLQNNDMSMISKMDDRYNSQSVIRSNSRPEDEIAGLIVPESKKDERMSSLSPHGQEITSANSHFSATPDIKRSSSHATMSTEELKQQSLMQKVAESQLQSHQTQAVSSLQPAHGHSAQHTQYLRLPGAQILLEPSRDLQMVLLQQSLLNPTEPQQIPVQYLQMDDQIIGTNSGQSQQQVSLPQNPDVLKMDAMETTRSLQHHISPKDNFSQVNQHDAKHHFTLSSICFPDSILLADERNILSNVDDILAATAAACGVTPQEFAKVTSSVGDMPLLTNTTDSKGNLQGALNTRHISSSFSSQQLAISNSQAMTLNGSHLTMLPKEAVQDQQATELPNSHIQSSLLNFRLNIGEKALRSQQEPQSARQGFEREREDRIEEEHMRHGNRTVFSSVRISTSDPGVASDNGFPPGRDDYDPTRLLDKTNMSSCKNQVQCSELKTIKMEDTFMEFPTRCLTKKKVKSKGSMKLVGEEMNGHLKPVKRNQGKRQNSRGSDTNLPSTSDGCYESYHQQERMQQKIREVEEKQPEVKTGFIGSFLDFLKSGPKQQFSSPPIRMPNRSRKSSASSKRTSCPMLLSTKPQPHITQLAPPEMDSISPSRRLDEELKRNLETLPSFSSDEEESVGKNQDLQKSITSALSALDDPSEKKSRLDVTQKNLPSTVIKHEQSPCTFPPAQKTQQSPLPASAELLAQTLLKGVPPDQLAAQLTSVAIEGLTDEELSDSGGEGMYRERDEFVVKNEDIECLKMTLNAGCEPPAIWKVQKALLQKFVPELRNGTRVFSATNSYLGYFGDAKTLYRRVYVKFIDTVNKREYVRVCSRKPRCKPMHSMSW, from the exons TTCAAGCTATGGAGCCACACACCCGGAAACTGAGCAGCTTCATCGGCAGACCTACGCCTCCCCTCATCAGCTCCCCACCTACGTCACTGCGCACCACCCTACAG GGCTATCCGGAGTCTTCGATGCCGGTTTGCTCACCACTGGCGGTAATACTACTGAAAGTTCAGTCATGAGTTTCCTCTCTGCAATTGAGTCCCGTACCCAACAGGCTGGTCCTGCTGGGGCTACTTTATTCCCGCAGTTCAGGACTTCTTCATGGCAGACAG GTGTGGATTCGTCACCCACCACAGAATTGTTTGTTACTGGAGCCCTGCCCTCTTCAGGAACCTTctccacctatcaacaccccaATGCCTTCCCAGCCCGAACTTTAAATTCCAGCCCTTCACTAACACTTCAGGACACTACCTTCAGCACCTCCTCTAATGGTTTGTTGTCTAATGACCCCCTCCTGCAGATCAAGTCCACCCAGGTCACAGTGCCTTCTGCCCTGGCCTTCGACCGCCTTGGTGGCACTGTACTGACCACCAGTCTCCCACCCCAGTCCTCTACATATCGCTCAGCCCAGGAGTCAGCCCCGCACCTCCTGCAGCCTCAGTTTGGCCTGCTGCCCTCAGCCCTGAGTGGGTCacagcagcccccccagccTTACAGCACCTCCGTCTTCTCTGGCTCCATTGAGAGAGCACTTCAGCGGGAATGTAGTGTGATCAAGCACCATCAGAGGCCTTCCAGCACTCAGTCAGTCCAAGGGCAGCATTCCCTACAAGGTTATTTGTCCAGCAGGAGTGAGGTACCCTATCAGGACACTTTGCATCAGCCAGCCGTGCCCTGTAGTCCCATAGAAGATTCTACTCAGGTGAGCAATGCAGGACCACAGAAAAAGACATCTCAATCCACAATGGAGCAAACTCAGGCTTACCCACCCTCCACTTCCTCCACCAAGCACACCGAGCAGCCTCTCGAGGTTGAAGAGTCCCATAGTGGCTCCCCCAACCTGAGACCACCGAGCTACAACTCCCCCTCTCAGAAGCAGAACTCAGTAATTGCCAGTCAGCCACAGGCCTTTGTGTCTGGGCAGCTGCCCAGCCCCCCGCAAGTCTACATCACGTCCCAATCCCTGCCCAGCAGCATTGCTCATTCCCAGGTGTATTCCTCCAGCCAGTCCAACAAGTTGCCTCCTTTGCACAAGTCCCTGACTTCGGTCCCTGGCCAGTCAGGAAACATATCTTCTGTGAAACAGCCACTCATCTTCTCCTCTGGTCAACAGCAGGGGTTGCCCTTAGTTAGTCACACTGAGGCATATAGGGTGCAAGTGCTGGGGCTCTGCCCAGAGAACCCGTCACAGAGCTATTCTTCCAGTCACTCTCAGGGTCTGCCGACTGTTAGCTATTCCGCACAGTCCCAAGGGCTTGCTTCAGTTAGTTCCTCTCAGAGCTATGCTTCAGGACAATCCCTCACACTGACCTCACAGTCCCTGTCCTTCTCCTCTACTCATGCCCAGAATTTGCCACGATCAAGCCCCACCCAGAACTATGCCATAATGCATCCCTCCCCTGGAGATGAGACTGAAAACACATTGTCACCGCAGACTCAGAAATACCTTCCTTCTGTTCAGTCATCACCTTTCTCTCCTATGCCTCATTCCCAAGCCTTACAGAACAACAGATCCTCAGCAGATTTAAAAACATCCTGTGATGAAAGGAAATCGGAAATGTTCACCACCTCCAAACAGGAGGATGGGGAATTTCCTGTGCAGGACTTGCAAGCTTTGCAGCAGCAAGCCTCACTTGATCCTTCAGCTCAAGCCCTTGAGGACAGTGAACTGGGATTACAAAACAATGATATGAGCATGATCTCCAAGATGGATGACCGGTACAATTCACAGAGCGTCATCCGGAGCAACTCCCGACCCGAGGACGAGATCGCGGGCCTGATAGTCCCAGAGTCCAAAAAGGATGAAAGGATGAGTTCCTTGAGCCCCCATGGACAGGAAATCACTAGTGCCAACAGTCATTTCAGTGCTACTCCTGACATTAAGAGAAGCTCCTCCCATGCAACTATGAGCACAGAGGAACTGAAGCAACAGTCGCTCATGCAGAAAGTGGCTGAGTCACAATTGCAGAGTCACCAAACACAGGCTGTGAGTTCCTTGCAGCCAGCTCACGGTcactcagcacagcacacacagtatCTCCGGCTGCCCGGTGCCCAGATCCTGCTGGAGCCCTCTCGAGATCTACAGATGGTCCTACTTCAGCAGTCCTTGCTCAACCCCACTGAACCCCAACAGATTCCTGTGCAGTACCTGCAGATGGATGATCAGATCATTGGTACCAACAGTGGGCAGAGCCAGCAGCAGGTCTCCCTGCCCCAGAACCCAGACGTCCTAAAGATGGATGCAATGGAGACCACCAGGTCACTCCAGCATCATATTTCACCAAAGGATAACTTCAGCCAAGTGAATCAGCATGATGCAAAGCACCACTTTACCCTAAGCTCAATTTGTTTCCCGGACTCCATTCTGCTTGCAGATGAGAGGAACATCCTCTCCAATGTCGATGACATTTTggctgccactgctgctgcctGTGGGGTCACTCCACAGGAATTTGCCAAAGTAACGTCCTCAGTAGGGGACATGCCCTTGCTCACCAACACCACAGACTCAAAGGGGAACTTGCAAGGGGCACTTAACACAAGGCATATTTCTTCTAGTTTTTCTTCCCAACAATTAGCTATTTCCAACTCTCAAGCTATGACACTAAATGGTAGCCATTTGACTATGTTGCCTAAGGAGGCAGTCCAGGATCAGCAAGCAACAGAGTTACCAAATTCACATATACAGTCCTCGCTCCTCAACTTTAGGCTTAATATAGGCGAGAAGGCACTGAGATCTCAACAGGAGCCTCAAAGTGCCAGGCAAGGGTTtgaaagggagagggaagacAGAATAGAGGAAGAACACATGAGGCATGGAAATAGGACTGTCTTCAGTTCTGTGAGGATAAGTACTAGTGACCCAGGTGTTGCCTCTGACAATGGATTCCCCCCAGGCAGAGATGATTATGACCCCACTAGGCTATTGGACAAAACCAATATGTCCAGCTGCAAGAACCAGGTTCAGTGCAGTGAgctaaaaacaattaaaatggagGACACATTCATGGAGTTTCCCACCAGATGTTTAACCAAGAAGAAAGTCAAGTCTAAGGGTTCAATGAAGCTGGTGGGGGAGGAGATGAATGGTCACCTCAAGCCAGTGAAACGTAACCAGGGGAAGCGTCAGAACTCTAGAGGGAGTGACACAAACTTGCCCTCCACCTCTGATGGCTGCTACGAGAGCTACCACCAGCAGGAGCGGATGCAGCAGAAGAtcagggaggtggaggagaaacAGCCAGAGGTCAAAACTGGATTTATAGGGTCCTTTCTGGACTTCTTGAAATCAGGACCTAAACAACAGTTTTCCTCTCCTCCAATAAGGATGCCCAATCGCTCCAGGAAGTCTTCTGCCTCCTCTAAACGCACTTCCTGTCCCATGTTATTGTCTACTAAGCCCCAGCCTCACATTACACAACTAGCACCACCAGAAATGGATAGCATCAGTCCATCCAGAAGGCTTGACGAGGAGCTAAAGAGGAACCTGGAAACACTGCCATCCTTCTCTTCAGACGAGGAGGAGTCAGTGGGCAAAAATCAGGATCTTCAGAAGAGCATCACATCTGCACTTTCTGCACTGGATGACCCATCAGAGAAAAAGAGCAGGTTGG ATGTCACACAGAAAAATCTGCCTAGCACTGTTATAAAGCATGAGCAGTCTCCCTGCACATTTCCTCCAGCACAAAAGACGCAACAATCTCCTCTGCCCGCGTCTGCGGAGCTGCTTGCACAGACACTGTTGAAGGGCGTTCCTCCGGACCAGCTAGCCGCACAGCTGACCTCCGTGGCCATCGAGGGCCTGACGGACGAGGAGCTGTCCGACAGCGGCGGGGAGGGAATGTACCGGGAAAGGGATGAGTTTGTTGTGAAAAATGAGGACATCGAATGCCTGAAG ATGACACTGAACGCAGGGTGCGAGCCGCCTGCCATCTGGAAGGTTCAGAAAGCCTTACTGCAGAAATTTGTACCTGAGCTGAGAAATGGGACCAGAGTGTTTTCAGCCACCAACAGC TATTTGGGCTACTTTGGGGATGCAAAGACCCTATACAGAAGAGTGTACGTGAAGTTCATCGACACTGTAAACAAGAGGGAATACGTACGGGTCTGCAGCAGGAAGCCCAGGTGTAAGCCCATGCACTCCATGAG CTGGTGA
- the LOC118215083 gene encoding glutamine and serine-rich protein 1-like isoform X3, whose product MNTFCCEEKYLFKCPTDEEHYTSITSAGSLQDANHCSSYGATHPETEQLHRQTYASPHQLPTYVTAHHPTGLSGVFDAGLLTTGGNTTESSVMSFLSAIESRTQQAGPAGATLFPQFRTSSWQTGVDSSPTTELFVTGALPSSGTFSTYQHPNAFPARTLNSSPSLTLQDTTFSTSSNGLLSNDPLLQIKSTQVTVPSALAFDRLGGTVLTTSLPPQSSTYRSAQESAPHLLQPQFGLLPSALSGSQQPPQPYSTSVFSGSIERALQRECSVIKHHQRPSSTQSVQGQHSLQGYLSSRSEVPYQDTLHQPAVPCSPIEDSTQVSNAGPQKKTSQSTMEQTQAYPPSTSSTKHTEQPLEVEESHSGSPNLRPPSYNSPSQKQNSVIASQPQAFVSGQLPSPPQVYITSQSLPSSIAHSQVYSSSQSNKLPPLHKSLTSVPGQSGNISSVKQPLIFSSGQQQGLPLVSHTEAYRVQVLGLCPENPSQSYSSSHSQGLPTVSYSAQSQGLASVSSSQSYASGQSLTLTSQSLSFSSTHAQNLPRSSPTQNYAIMHPSPGDETENTLSPQTQKYLPSVQSSPFSPMPHSQALQNNRSSADLKTSCDERKSEMFTTSKQEDGEFPVQDLQALQQQASLDPSAQALEDSELGLQNNDMSMISKMDDRYNSQSVIRSNSRPEDEIAGLIVPESKKDERMSSLSPHGQEITSANSHFSATPDIKRSSSHATMSTEELKQQSLMQKVAESQLQSHQTQAVSSLQPAHGHSAQHTQYLRLPGAQILLEPSRDLQMVLLQQSLLNPTEPQQIPVQYLQMDDQIIGTNSGQSQQQVSLPQNPDVLKMDAMETTRSLQHHISPKDNFSQVNQHDAKHHFTLSSICFPDSILLADERNILSNVDDILAATAAACGVTPQEFAKVTSSVGDMPLLTNTTDSKGNLQGALNTRHISSSFSSQQLAISNSQAMTLNGSHLTMLPKEAVQDQQATELPNSHIQSSLLNFRLNIGEKALRSQQEPQSARQGFEREREDRIEEEHMRHGNRTVFSSVRISTSDPGVASDNGFPPGRDDYDPTRLLDKTNMSSCKNQVQCSELKTIKMEDTFMEFPTRCLTKKKVKSKGSMKLVGEEMNGHLKPVKRNQGKRQNSRGSDTNLPSTSDGCYESYHQQERMQQKIREVEEKQPEVKTGFIGSFLDFLKSGPKQQFSSPPIRMPNRSRKSSASSKRTSCPMLLSTKPQPHITQLAPPEMDSISPSRRLDEELKRNLETLPSFSSDEEESVGKNQDLQKSITSALSALDDPSEKKSRLDVTQKNLPSTVIKHEQSPCTFPPAQKTQQSPLPASAELLAQTLLKGVPPDQLAAQLTSVAIEGLTDEELSDSGGEGMYRERDEFVVKNEDIECLKMTLNAGCEPPAIWKVQKALLQKFVPELRNGTRVFSATNSYLGYFGDAKTLYRRVYVKFIDTVNKREYVRVCSRKPRCKPMHSMRGSQARSLLAHKTISSATAGDAPVSKHASLKASSKVKSKVRVEPPPKKRKTWKEGFSEPLGLSPEAMSEDDEFTPPVPFASRFLNTRTMKETFRSYVELLISVALDADVMDALEKEKDELLLPHMRKVEGMLTDNRRRLLPRLRVGQLFKNALDSFPELSLVTALEKDGENPSFKVQLSGKAYNRKTLRPSKASSKLPLEYTVEKERTQWFSLYHSLQHYKYHTFLICKDEIASVRTQRGGCLGQEETVKLCLRNGSWVERLFHKFGELLTQVQQTCL is encoded by the exons TTCAAGCTATGGAGCCACACACCCGGAAACTGAGCAGCTTCATCGGCAGACCTACGCCTCCCCTCATCAGCTCCCCACCTACGTCACTGCGCACCACCCTACAG GGCTATCCGGAGTCTTCGATGCCGGTTTGCTCACCACTGGCGGTAATACTACTGAAAGTTCAGTCATGAGTTTCCTCTCTGCAATTGAGTCCCGTACCCAACAGGCTGGTCCTGCTGGGGCTACTTTATTCCCGCAGTTCAGGACTTCTTCATGGCAGACAG GTGTGGATTCGTCACCCACCACAGAATTGTTTGTTACTGGAGCCCTGCCCTCTTCAGGAACCTTctccacctatcaacaccccaATGCCTTCCCAGCCCGAACTTTAAATTCCAGCCCTTCACTAACACTTCAGGACACTACCTTCAGCACCTCCTCTAATGGTTTGTTGTCTAATGACCCCCTCCTGCAGATCAAGTCCACCCAGGTCACAGTGCCTTCTGCCCTGGCCTTCGACCGCCTTGGTGGCACTGTACTGACCACCAGTCTCCCACCCCAGTCCTCTACATATCGCTCAGCCCAGGAGTCAGCCCCGCACCTCCTGCAGCCTCAGTTTGGCCTGCTGCCCTCAGCCCTGAGTGGGTCacagcagcccccccagccTTACAGCACCTCCGTCTTCTCTGGCTCCATTGAGAGAGCACTTCAGCGGGAATGTAGTGTGATCAAGCACCATCAGAGGCCTTCCAGCACTCAGTCAGTCCAAGGGCAGCATTCCCTACAAGGTTATTTGTCCAGCAGGAGTGAGGTACCCTATCAGGACACTTTGCATCAGCCAGCCGTGCCCTGTAGTCCCATAGAAGATTCTACTCAGGTGAGCAATGCAGGACCACAGAAAAAGACATCTCAATCCACAATGGAGCAAACTCAGGCTTACCCACCCTCCACTTCCTCCACCAAGCACACCGAGCAGCCTCTCGAGGTTGAAGAGTCCCATAGTGGCTCCCCCAACCTGAGACCACCGAGCTACAACTCCCCCTCTCAGAAGCAGAACTCAGTAATTGCCAGTCAGCCACAGGCCTTTGTGTCTGGGCAGCTGCCCAGCCCCCCGCAAGTCTACATCACGTCCCAATCCCTGCCCAGCAGCATTGCTCATTCCCAGGTGTATTCCTCCAGCCAGTCCAACAAGTTGCCTCCTTTGCACAAGTCCCTGACTTCGGTCCCTGGCCAGTCAGGAAACATATCTTCTGTGAAACAGCCACTCATCTTCTCCTCTGGTCAACAGCAGGGGTTGCCCTTAGTTAGTCACACTGAGGCATATAGGGTGCAAGTGCTGGGGCTCTGCCCAGAGAACCCGTCACAGAGCTATTCTTCCAGTCACTCTCAGGGTCTGCCGACTGTTAGCTATTCCGCACAGTCCCAAGGGCTTGCTTCAGTTAGTTCCTCTCAGAGCTATGCTTCAGGACAATCCCTCACACTGACCTCACAGTCCCTGTCCTTCTCCTCTACTCATGCCCAGAATTTGCCACGATCAAGCCCCACCCAGAACTATGCCATAATGCATCCCTCCCCTGGAGATGAGACTGAAAACACATTGTCACCGCAGACTCAGAAATACCTTCCTTCTGTTCAGTCATCACCTTTCTCTCCTATGCCTCATTCCCAAGCCTTACAGAACAACAGATCCTCAGCAGATTTAAAAACATCCTGTGATGAAAGGAAATCGGAAATGTTCACCACCTCCAAACAGGAGGATGGGGAATTTCCTGTGCAGGACTTGCAAGCTTTGCAGCAGCAAGCCTCACTTGATCCTTCAGCTCAAGCCCTTGAGGACAGTGAACTGGGATTACAAAACAATGATATGAGCATGATCTCCAAGATGGATGACCGGTACAATTCACAGAGCGTCATCCGGAGCAACTCCCGACCCGAGGACGAGATCGCGGGCCTGATAGTCCCAGAGTCCAAAAAGGATGAAAGGATGAGTTCCTTGAGCCCCCATGGACAGGAAATCACTAGTGCCAACAGTCATTTCAGTGCTACTCCTGACATTAAGAGAAGCTCCTCCCATGCAACTATGAGCACAGAGGAACTGAAGCAACAGTCGCTCATGCAGAAAGTGGCTGAGTCACAATTGCAGAGTCACCAAACACAGGCTGTGAGTTCCTTGCAGCCAGCTCACGGTcactcagcacagcacacacagtatCTCCGGCTGCCCGGTGCCCAGATCCTGCTGGAGCCCTCTCGAGATCTACAGATGGTCCTACTTCAGCAGTCCTTGCTCAACCCCACTGAACCCCAACAGATTCCTGTGCAGTACCTGCAGATGGATGATCAGATCATTGGTACCAACAGTGGGCAGAGCCAGCAGCAGGTCTCCCTGCCCCAGAACCCAGACGTCCTAAAGATGGATGCAATGGAGACCACCAGGTCACTCCAGCATCATATTTCACCAAAGGATAACTTCAGCCAAGTGAATCAGCATGATGCAAAGCACCACTTTACCCTAAGCTCAATTTGTTTCCCGGACTCCATTCTGCTTGCAGATGAGAGGAACATCCTCTCCAATGTCGATGACATTTTggctgccactgctgctgcctGTGGGGTCACTCCACAGGAATTTGCCAAAGTAACGTCCTCAGTAGGGGACATGCCCTTGCTCACCAACACCACAGACTCAAAGGGGAACTTGCAAGGGGCACTTAACACAAGGCATATTTCTTCTAGTTTTTCTTCCCAACAATTAGCTATTTCCAACTCTCAAGCTATGACACTAAATGGTAGCCATTTGACTATGTTGCCTAAGGAGGCAGTCCAGGATCAGCAAGCAACAGAGTTACCAAATTCACATATACAGTCCTCGCTCCTCAACTTTAGGCTTAATATAGGCGAGAAGGCACTGAGATCTCAACAGGAGCCTCAAAGTGCCAGGCAAGGGTTtgaaagggagagggaagacAGAATAGAGGAAGAACACATGAGGCATGGAAATAGGACTGTCTTCAGTTCTGTGAGGATAAGTACTAGTGACCCAGGTGTTGCCTCTGACAATGGATTCCCCCCAGGCAGAGATGATTATGACCCCACTAGGCTATTGGACAAAACCAATATGTCCAGCTGCAAGAACCAGGTTCAGTGCAGTGAgctaaaaacaattaaaatggagGACACATTCATGGAGTTTCCCACCAGATGTTTAACCAAGAAGAAAGTCAAGTCTAAGGGTTCAATGAAGCTGGTGGGGGAGGAGATGAATGGTCACCTCAAGCCAGTGAAACGTAACCAGGGGAAGCGTCAGAACTCTAGAGGGAGTGACACAAACTTGCCCTCCACCTCTGATGGCTGCTACGAGAGCTACCACCAGCAGGAGCGGATGCAGCAGAAGAtcagggaggtggaggagaaacAGCCAGAGGTCAAAACTGGATTTATAGGGTCCTTTCTGGACTTCTTGAAATCAGGACCTAAACAACAGTTTTCCTCTCCTCCAATAAGGATGCCCAATCGCTCCAGGAAGTCTTCTGCCTCCTCTAAACGCACTTCCTGTCCCATGTTATTGTCTACTAAGCCCCAGCCTCACATTACACAACTAGCACCACCAGAAATGGATAGCATCAGTCCATCCAGAAGGCTTGACGAGGAGCTAAAGAGGAACCTGGAAACACTGCCATCCTTCTCTTCAGACGAGGAGGAGTCAGTGGGCAAAAATCAGGATCTTCAGAAGAGCATCACATCTGCACTTTCTGCACTGGATGACCCATCAGAGAAAAAGAGCAGGTTGG ATGTCACACAGAAAAATCTGCCTAGCACTGTTATAAAGCATGAGCAGTCTCCCTGCACATTTCCTCCAGCACAAAAGACGCAACAATCTCCTCTGCCCGCGTCTGCGGAGCTGCTTGCACAGACACTGTTGAAGGGCGTTCCTCCGGACCAGCTAGCCGCACAGCTGACCTCCGTGGCCATCGAGGGCCTGACGGACGAGGAGCTGTCCGACAGCGGCGGGGAGGGAATGTACCGGGAAAGGGATGAGTTTGTTGTGAAAAATGAGGACATCGAATGCCTGAAG ATGACACTGAACGCAGGGTGCGAGCCGCCTGCCATCTGGAAGGTTCAGAAAGCCTTACTGCAGAAATTTGTACCTGAGCTGAGAAATGGGACCAGAGTGTTTTCAGCCACCAACAGC TATTTGGGCTACTTTGGGGATGCAAAGACCCTATACAGAAGAGTGTACGTGAAGTTCATCGACACTGTAAACAAGAGGGAATACGTACGGGTCTGCAGCAGGAAGCCCAGGTGTAAGCCCATGCACTCCATGAG GGGTTCTCAGGCCAGGTCTCTGCTCGCCCACAAGACCATTTCTTCTGCGACAGCTGGTGATGCCCCAGTATCCAAACATGCATCTTTGAAGGCCTCCTCAAAGGTCAAATCCAAAGTCAGAGTGGAGCCACCACCCAAAAAGAGGAAAACGTGGAAGGAGGGGTTCTCCGAGCCACTGGGACTGTCACCAGAGGCCATGAGCGAAGACGATG AGTTCACGCCTCCGGTCCCGTTCGCGTCTCGCTTCCTCAACACCAGGACCATGAAAGAGACCTTCCGGAGCTACGTGGAACTGCTCATCAGCGTGGCCCTGGACGCGGATGTGATGGATGctctggaaaaagaaaagg ATGAGCTTCTTCTTCCTCACATGAGGAAGGTGGAGGGGATGCTGACGGACAACAGGCGGAGACTCCTGCCCAGACTGCGCGTGGGACAGCTGTTCAAG AATGCTCTGGACAGCTTCCCCGAATTATCCTTGGTGACAGCGCTGGAGAAGGACGGGGAGAACCCTTCCTTCAAAGTGCAGTTGAGTGGGAAGGCCTACAACCGGAAGACTCTGAGGCCCTCCAAAGCCAGCAGCAAGCTTCCCTTG GAGTACAcagtggagaaggagaggacgCAGTGGTTTTCACTTTATCATTCGCTACAGCATTACAAGTACCACACATTCCTGATCTGCAAAGATGAG ATCGCCTCTGTTCGGACGCAGAGGGGGGGCTGCCTGGGGCAGGAGGAGACGGTGAAGCTCTGCCTGCGGAACGGCTCGTGGGTGGAGAGGCTCTTCCACAAGTTCGGCGAGCTGCTGACACAGGTGCAGCAGACCTGCCTGTAG